In the Kribbella sp. NBC_00482 genome, one interval contains:
- a CDS encoding LysR family transcriptional regulator ArgP, protein MQFDSVQLETFVTVLDEGSFDAAARRLRVTPSAVSQRIKALESRLGQVVVMRGKPARATAAGAALLRLARQVSLLELEAIAAVRGTVDAQRIPIAVNADSLNNWFLPAMLDLSRTHHARFLVHQEDEEHSAQYLRNGTVLAAVTADPRPVQGCRVVRLGKMRYLPLATPEYAERWLAGKPLPEALAEAPMVVFNEKDVLQHRLVRKVTRRKLDPPSHAIPASAPFHEAVRIGLGWGMIEDQVAGPELAAGRLMEVAPGKYIDVPLYWQHWKLESDILDALTAAVLRAADAGLRTP, encoded by the coding sequence ATGCAGTTCGACTCGGTGCAGCTCGAGACGTTCGTGACCGTCCTCGACGAGGGCAGTTTCGACGCCGCGGCGCGGCGGCTGCGCGTGACGCCGTCCGCGGTCAGTCAACGGATCAAGGCGTTGGAGAGCCGGCTCGGTCAGGTCGTGGTGATGCGCGGCAAGCCGGCGCGAGCGACCGCGGCGGGTGCCGCGCTGCTCCGGCTCGCCCGCCAGGTCTCGCTGCTCGAACTCGAGGCGATCGCCGCCGTCCGGGGCACGGTCGACGCGCAGCGGATCCCGATCGCGGTGAACGCGGACTCGCTCAACAACTGGTTCCTGCCCGCGATGCTCGACCTGTCCCGGACGCACCACGCCCGGTTCCTGGTTCATCAGGAGGACGAGGAGCACTCGGCGCAGTACCTCCGCAACGGCACGGTCCTGGCCGCGGTGACCGCGGACCCGCGACCGGTCCAGGGCTGCCGCGTCGTACGGCTCGGAAAGATGCGGTACCTGCCGCTGGCCACCCCGGAGTACGCCGAACGCTGGCTGGCCGGGAAGCCGCTGCCGGAGGCGCTCGCCGAGGCCCCGATGGTGGTGTTCAACGAGAAGGACGTGCTGCAGCACCGGCTGGTCCGCAAGGTGACCCGGCGGAAGCTGGATCCGCCGTCGCACGCGATCCCGGCGTCCGCGCCGTTCCACGAAGCGGTCCGGATCGGGCTCGGTTGGGGGATGATCGAGGACCAGGTCGCTGGGCCCGAACTCGCCGCCGGCCGCCTGATGGAGGTTGCCCCAGGCAAGTACATCGACGTACCGCTGTACTGGCAGCACTGGAAGCTCGAGTCAGACATCCTCGACGCCCTCACGGCCGCGGTACTACGTGCCGCCGATGCAGGCCTTCGTACGCCGTGA
- a CDS encoding LysE/ArgO family amino acid transporter produces MPLLAGFATALSLIVAIGAQNVFVLRQGLRREHVLPVVLTCALSDALLIAGGILGLGALLTRSQLALDIAKFGGAAFLYAYAFLAAKRAFNPGSITAADHAPNALRSVVLACLGFTYLNPHVYLDTVVLLGSLANQRGTDGRWLYGIGAVTASFTWFFSLGFFSRKLSTLFARPRAWQFLDSSIALLMTTLATWMLLS; encoded by the coding sequence ATGCCCCTCCTCGCCGGTTTCGCCACGGCACTGTCGCTGATCGTGGCGATCGGCGCCCAGAACGTGTTCGTCCTTCGCCAAGGTCTCCGCCGCGAGCACGTTCTCCCAGTGGTCCTGACGTGCGCGCTGTCCGACGCGCTCCTGATCGCCGGCGGGATCCTCGGCCTCGGCGCCCTCTTGACCCGCAGCCAACTGGCCCTCGACATCGCCAAGTTCGGCGGCGCCGCTTTCCTCTACGCGTACGCGTTCCTCGCCGCGAAACGCGCCTTCAACCCCGGCTCGATCACCGCCGCCGACCACGCACCGAACGCCCTGCGCAGCGTCGTACTCGCCTGCCTCGGCTTCACCTACCTCAACCCACACGTCTACCTCGACACCGTCGTACTCCTCGGCTCGCTGGCAAACCAACGAGGCACCGACGGCCGCTGGCTCTACGGCATCGGAGCCGTCACCGCCAGCTTCACCTGGTTCTTCTCCCTGGGCTTCTTCTCCCGCAAACTCTCAACCCTCTTCGCCCGCCCCCGAGCCTGGCAATTCCTCGACTCCTCCATAGCCCTCCTCATGACCACCCTCGCCACCTGGATGCTCCTGTCCTGA